From Pelmatolapia mariae isolate MD_Pm_ZW linkage group LG22, Pm_UMD_F_2, whole genome shotgun sequence, a single genomic window includes:
- the spaca4l gene encoding prostate stem cell antigen has product MNRVILQLFAVGLCFAIGQALVCYQCTIGIGSLCVTSQTTCSSGEQCYSGVGKAIGFVDVKMKGCLAVANCNKTEDVDFGTNKTVYKMTKTCCNTDLCNTAPGVPGTPTLTLALATISAVFVGNLLA; this is encoded by the exons ATGAACAGAGTTATCCTCCAGCTTTTTGCAGTCGGATTGTGCTTTGCAATCg GCCAAGCTCTTGTATGCTACCAATGCACCATTGGGATTGGAAGCCTGTGTGTGACGTCTCAAACGACATGTTCAAGCGGCGAACAGTGCTACAGTGGAGTTGGGAAAGCAA TTGGATTTGTGGACGTCAAGATGAAGGGTTGCCTAGCAGTAGCGAACTGCAACAAGACTGAAGATGTGGACTTTGGCACAAACAAGACCGTCTACAAGATGACCAAGACATGCTGTAACACAGACCTATGCAACACAGCACCTGGTGTGCCCGGCACCCCCACGCTGACCCTGGCCCTCGCCACcatctctgctgtgtttgtgggAAACCTCCTGGCTTGA
- the lye gene encoding lymphocyte antigen-6, epidermis, producing the protein MAKIVLAIIAVVASFMLVDSLSCNKCNFGIVGFCLTGNKETCSTNSSVCYTGKATFPSVSSFSGFNSQGCLDVNTTCNTSTNSTLLGVSYTLAISCCSTDNCNPITTSGAPSAKITLSAAIAAAVLASAWGSML; encoded by the exons ATGGCAAAGATCGTGCTTGCAATCATCGCAGTTGTTGCATCCTTCATGCTGG TGGATTCCCTGTCATGCAACAAGTGCAACTTTGGCATTGTTGGGTTCTGCTTGACCGGCAATAAAGAGACCTGCTCGACCAACAGCAGCGTTTGCTATACTGGAAAAGCAA CTTTCCCATCAGTCTCCAGCTTCTCAGGCTTCAACAGCCAGGGCTGCCTAGATGTCAATACAACTTGCAACACGTCGACTAACAGCACCCTGCTGGGAGTCAGCTACACCCTCGCAATCTCGTGCTGCTCCACGGACAATTGCAACCCCATCACCACAAGCGGTGCCCCATCTGCCAAGATCACCCTTTCTGCCGCCATTGCTGCAGCCGTCCTGGCCTCCGCTTGGGGAAGCATGTTGTGA